The genomic DNA TACCAGAGTATTAACGATATAAAAAATACAGTAGTAAAAACAAAAGAGCTTAAAGCTGTTACAATTGAAGATTTAGCAGAAGTGCGCATTGGAAAAGCTCCACGATTTGGTGCTGTAACAATTGATGGTAAAGAGGCAATGTTTGGAATGGTACTTCAACGAAGCGGTACAAATGCTGCTAAAGTTGTTGAAAGAATCAAGGAAAAACTTCCTTTAATTAACGCTGCATTGCCTGAAGGGGTGGAGATTCATACCATCTATGATCGTACCGAAATCACAAATAAAGCAGTTGCTACTATGACAAATGCACTTCTAAGTGGTACAATTCTTGTAGCAATAGTTCTTTTTCTATCTCTTTTTGAGTTACGAAGCGCATTCATTGTCATCATCTCTCTTCCACTATCACTGCTTATAGCCTTTTTATTAATGAAACAGTTTGGTATTAGTGCCAATTTAATGAGCCTTAGCGGTCTTGCAATAGCCATAGGAATGATTGTTGACGGAACAATCGTTGTTGTAGAAAATAGCTTTAGGCTTATGCACGACAATCCTAAAGCAAATAAACTAGAGATTATTGCCCAAGCTTCAGCAGAAGTAGCTAAACCGGTAGTTTTTGCACTGCTCATCATTGCTGCTGTATTTATTCCGCTTCTAAGCCTATCTGGACTTGCAGGCAAACTATATGCACCGATGGCAATTAACATAGTCTTTGTAATGCTTGGCTCATTAGCAGTTGCAATGCTGTTGGTTCCGGTACTTAGTTTTCTTATGCTAAAACCTACAAAGCATAGAGTAAGCCCACTCATAATGGCTATAAAAAAAGTCTATACACCACTACTAAATTTTTCGCTTAAACACGCCAAAACTGTAACTGCATTTGCTTTCATACTCTTTGGAGTAACTTTCTATCTTCTTAGCCAACAAGGGCGTGAATTTATGCCTGAACTAAATGAAGAGTCGATTATGTACCGTGTTATTGCAATTCCAGGTACAGCATTGAGCCAAAGCATACAAAGTTCTAAAGAGATTGAAACATATATACTTCAAAACTACCCAAATGAGGTAAAAAGTGTACTTAGTATGATTGGACGAAGTGAAAAGGGTGAAACAGCACAGGCAAACTATATGGAGATTCTGCTTACTCTTCAACCAGGCATTAAAAACCTAAAGAGACTTGCCAAGCGTATGACACACGAACTCCAAGAGCATTTTAACTATGTACAATTCATCCCTACCCAACCAATAGGAATGCGAATAGAAGAGTTACTTGAAGGGGTTAAAGCTGAACTTGCAGTAAAAATTTATGGAGAGAATCAAAAGATTTTAGAGACTATTGCATCTCAAATTCAACAAACTCTAAGAGGCATTGAAGGATTGGAACGTACTGAAGTTGAAACACAACTTGGACAGGCTCAAATTACAATTCAACCAAACTTTTTGGCACTATCAAGGTATGGAATCGGTGTAGATGAAGTTATGCGCATCATTCGCCACGGCATAGGAGAAGAGCCTGTGACTGAAAAAATCGAAGGTGTAAGACGCTTTGGCATTGTTGCAAAAATAGAAGATGCAAAAAAAGATTTCAAAACATTAAGATCCATAATGATTAGAAGTAAAAGTGGAAAAATGGTGCCATTAAATGAAGTGTGTGAAATAAGCATCGTTCAAGGTCCGTCATTTATCAAGCGTGAAGATTTAAGCAGATATATGGTTATTTCAATGGATGTTGAAGGTCGAGATATCGCCTCATTTGTCAAAGAGGCAAATAAAAAGATTCAGCAATCTGTATCTATTCCTAAAGGGTATTACATCCGTTGGGCAGGTGATTTTAAAAATATGCAAGAGGCTACAAAAAAGCTGATGATCATCATTCCTATAACCATTGGTCTTATAATCCTTCTTCTATATACAGCTTTTAACTCGTTCAAAAAATCTCTTCTTATTCTAATGGGTGTACCACTTGGACTAATTGGCGGCATTATAGCTCTTCTTATTAGCGGTGAGTATCTTAGTGTATCGGCTATTGTTGGTTTTATTGCAATATTCGCTATTGCTATACTAAATGGCATTGTGCTAGTCAGTTTCATAGATGAACTTAGAGAAAAATTTCCAGATGTCAAACTTGAAACAGTTCTTAAAGATGCAACATTACTGCGTCTTC from Hydrogenimonas thermophila includes the following:
- a CDS encoding efflux RND transporter permease subunit; its protein translation is MRQFFKWLIRYKFLVIALFVAIAGFGYQAYREIPVDAFPDITPKQVVIYTESQGNSAGDIEKLITYPIESAMAGLPGVKMILSNSIFGLSYVSIFFEDDYDTYLLRQLVTERLNSVDIPKGWGKPVMGPNTTGLGQVFWYQIKDNSSKLSLTELKELQEYVVAPMLKAVNGVEEVIGWGGFEKQYEVVIDPKLLQALGVTYDEIIEALQRANQSAGGQYLEMNREQYLIRGSGFYQSINDIKNTVVKTKELKAVTIEDLAEVRIGKAPRFGAVTIDGKEAMFGMVLQRSGTNAAKVVERIKEKLPLINAALPEGVEIHTIYDRTEITNKAVATMTNALLSGTILVAIVLFLSLFELRSAFIVIISLPLSLLIAFLLMKQFGISANLMSLSGLAIAIGMIVDGTIVVVENSFRLMHDNPKANKLEIIAQASAEVAKPVVFALLIIAAVFIPLLSLSGLAGKLYAPMAINIVFVMLGSLAVAMLLVPVLSFLMLKPTKHRVSPLIMAIKKVYTPLLNFSLKHAKTVTAFAFILFGVTFYLLSQQGREFMPELNEESIMYRVIAIPGTALSQSIQSSKEIETYILQNYPNEVKSVLSMIGRSEKGETAQANYMEILLTLQPGIKNLKRLAKRMTHELQEHFNYVQFIPTQPIGMRIEELLEGVKAELAVKIYGENQKILETIASQIQQTLRGIEGLERTEVETQLGQAQITIQPNFLALSRYGIGVDEVMRIIRHGIGEEPVTEKIEGVRRFGIVAKIEDAKKDFKTLRSIMIRSKSGKMVPLNEVCEISIVQGPSFIKREDLSRYMVISMDVEGRDIASFVKEANKKIQQSVSIPKGYYIRWAGDFKNMQEATKKLMIIIPITIGLIILLLYTAFNSFKKSLLILMGVPLGLIGGIIALLISGEYLSVSAIVGFIAIFAIAILNGIVLVSFIDELREKFPDVKLETVLKDATLLRLRPVLMTAFTTLFGILPLLYASGVGSEIQYPLAVVVTGGIISSTLLTLLVLPSLYLLFYKKT